Proteins encoded by one window of Lutibacter sp. A64:
- a CDS encoding TonB-dependent receptor domain-containing protein — protein MKNIVFLILISLFATSVNAKTYEPIEKISILGKVIDNDTKQPLEYATIVVKSLDGNIVTGGITDVNGEFDIQVAKGTYNISIEFISFKTQTLLNKDISKTTDLGVIYLQLDAQALDEVEIIAEKSTVEIRLDKKIYNVGKDMTVKGGSASDVLDNVPSVTVDVEGNVSLRGNENVQILINGKPSGLVGLNGTDALRQLPSDAIEKVEVITSPSARYDAEGTAGILNIVLRKGKALGFNGSLTANAGNPDNFGASVNLNYRTKKVNFFNSTGYNYSNAPGNSSNKTTYFDDNGAITSYRDEQTTYERENNRFNTTFGIEYFLSDNSSLTGSVLYRKSDGEDIATNINSLLDADYILDSTYERIELESDLDETIEYSLNFTQDFKTDGHKLTLDFQYGKSTEDSDAIINTNDENNFTDEESKDILVQADYVLPLGETAQFEFGFKATLDELTTDYRVENYENGAFVNDTDLSNLLNFDQDVYAVYTQYGKKIDKFSYLLGLRSETTDRKINLVETDEVYNKKFTELFPTVNLGLEFNDTESLTLGYSRRLRRPRSWFLNPFESRTSETHVRKGNVNLDPTYTNSFDLGYLKRWDKFTFNTSMYYNHSINNIEMVQTEEYRDVDGEQALVLITNPINLSSQDRYGFEFTTNYTPFKWWKLNNSFNFFKSVTDGEYAGINYDSDDVNWYTRMVSRITLPGAIDWQTTGFYMGPNEGAVSKRESMLMVNLAFSKDIFNENATLALNVSDLFNTRKRESTTYTETTISKGEFQWRERQIMLNFTYRFNQQKKRERPQGGGFDDGGGDEMFKA, from the coding sequence ATGAAAAATATTGTATTTTTAATTTTAATAAGTTTATTTGCCACAAGCGTAAATGCCAAAACTTACGAACCTATAGAAAAAATTTCTATTTTAGGGAAAGTGATTGACAATGACACTAAACAACCTTTAGAATATGCTACAATAGTGGTTAAATCTTTAGATGGAAACATTGTTACAGGAGGAATTACAGATGTAAATGGTGAATTTGATATACAAGTAGCAAAAGGAACTTATAATATTTCAATAGAATTTATTTCTTTTAAAACACAAACACTTCTTAATAAAGACATTTCAAAAACAACAGATTTAGGCGTAATTTATTTACAACTTGACGCACAAGCTCTTGATGAAGTAGAAATTATAGCTGAAAAAAGTACTGTTGAAATTCGTTTAGATAAAAAAATATACAACGTTGGTAAAGATATGACTGTTAAAGGTGGCTCTGCTTCCGATGTTTTAGATAACGTACCTTCTGTTACTGTTGATGTAGAAGGTAATGTAAGTTTACGTGGTAATGAAAATGTTCAAATTTTAATAAATGGAAAACCTTCTGGTTTAGTAGGTTTAAATGGTACAGATGCCTTAAGGCAATTACCTTCCGATGCAATAGAAAAAGTAGAAGTAATAACAAGTCCATCTGCACGTTATGATGCCGAAGGAACTGCTGGAATTTTAAATATTGTATTACGAAAAGGAAAAGCCCTAGGTTTTAATGGTTCTTTAACTGCAAATGCTGGTAACCCAGATAATTTTGGAGCTTCTGTTAACCTAAATTACCGTACTAAAAAAGTAAATTTCTTTAACAGCACTGGTTATAATTATAGCAATGCACCTGGAAATTCTAGTAACAAAACTACTTACTTTGATGACAACGGAGCTATTACTAGCTATAGAGATGAACAAACAACCTACGAAAGAGAAAATAATAGATTTAATACAACATTTGGAATTGAGTATTTTTTAAGTGACAACAGCTCTTTAACAGGTTCTGTATTGTATAGAAAATCTGATGGTGAAGACATTGCAACAAATATTAACAGCCTATTAGATGCTGACTATATATTAGATAGCACCTACGAACGTATTGAACTTGAAAGTGATTTAGATGAAACTATAGAATATTCTTTAAACTTTACACAAGATTTTAAAACAGACGGACACAAATTAACATTAGATTTTCAATACGGAAAAAGTACTGAAGATAGTGATGCTATTATCAATACTAATGATGAAAATAATTTTACAGATGAAGAATCTAAAGATATTTTAGTACAAGCAGATTATGTTTTACCACTTGGAGAAACTGCACAATTCGAATTTGGTTTTAAAGCCACATTAGACGAATTAACTACTGATTATAGAGTTGAAAATTATGAAAATGGTGCATTTGTAAATGACACAGATTTGTCCAACCTTTTAAATTTCGATCAAGACGTTTATGCTGTTTATACACAATACGGGAAAAAAATAGATAAATTCTCTTATTTATTGGGTTTAAGATCTGAAACAACTGACAGAAAAATTAATTTAGTTGAAACTGATGAAGTTTATAATAAAAAATTTACTGAACTTTTCCCTACTGTAAATCTAGGCTTAGAATTTAATGATACTGAAAGTTTAACATTAGGATATAGCAGAAGATTAAGACGTCCAAGAAGTTGGTTTTTAAATCCTTTTGAATCAAGAACAAGTGAAACTCACGTTAGAAAAGGAAATGTAAACCTAGACCCAACTTATACAAACTCATTTGATTTAGGATATTTAAAAAGATGGGATAAATTTACATTTAACACCTCTATGTATTATAACCACTCTATTAATAATATAGAAATGGTGCAAACCGAAGAATACAGAGATGTTGATGGTGAACAAGCTTTAGTATTAATAACCAACCCAATAAACCTTAGTTCTCAAGACCGTTATGGATTTGAATTCACAACAAACTACACTCCTTTTAAATGGTGGAAATTAAACAACAGTTTTAACTTCTTTAAATCTGTAACTGATGGAGAATATGCAGGTATTAATTACGATTCTGACGATGTTAACTGGTATACTAGAATGGTTTCTAGAATTACTTTACCAGGTGCAATAGACTGGCAAACAACTGGTTTTTATATGGGCCCAAACGAAGGTGCTGTATCTAAAAGAGAAAGTATGCTTATGGTAAACTTAGCCTTTAGCAAAGATATTTTTAACGAAAATGCTACTTTAGCTTTAAATGTAAGTGATTTATTTAATACAAGAAAAAGAGAATCTACCACATACACTGAAACAACAATATCTAAAGGAGAATTTCAATGGAGAGAACGACAAATTATGTTAAACTTTACATATAGATTTAATCAACAAAAGAAACGAGAAAGACCTCAAGGCGGTGGCTTTGATGATGGTGGTGGTGATGAAATGTTTAAAGCATAA
- a CDS encoding outer membrane beta-barrel family protein, with amino-acid sequence MRRIFLFLIILTPLVNYSQNNNPQTYTISGKIIDGISKKPLEDATIIFKNKTSNSIKYGTITNAKGKFKIEVKKGVYDAFVEFVSFESKKIDLSNITKNTNIGTITLETDTEFLNEIEIIGAKKTIDFKPNKIVYNIEKDLETSGGVASDILKNIPSVSVDSNGEISVQGQGHVQVMINGKSSSLSSEEALKSLPAGAIENIVVITNPGAKYSSSALSVINIILKKGKDYGLNASLTTTGGHKDYYGGLVTINNKNELANFYFNSSFNKSTTVENSLSENEYLENNTTTSFLNENSLFKNNKKVLYGTVGVEFNFSKNSILNTSINYVNTNSNSNTLTTSKIFDSGYSLTELNDRNLYGDFQNEMVELATDFTHSFKKEGHVFSTSVTFSKDNDKFDNNITNSNSNFTNDSYIEENKATSTSVELEYINPINKNTTYYIGFKGDYFKLPFKQTTNELTTIDYSEKINAAYIEFEHQSEKFYYGIGLRAEFIDMKTEYLNQNNIQKDKYHKLLPSISLEYLINDTKNLTFSFSQHMFTPGYEQLRPFEEKYSETSSFIGNPTLEPIYIDGFNLGFSSYSNKFTFIPSIYFQTFKDYWQNVTYETGEQVNNINKIITMPINLGKVNYYGINISATYKASRMLSFTGNINIYNFDQKGTFTTQNTANKTITLDYNSKSTNGSFSLFTQLRIPKIIDFQINGNHKLKSIGPYSTRKAYSYASAAIKKDLLKNNASLSLKIDDLFLSNKTDRDRYDTNYFSKSFIKNKYRTILLSFTYRINQSKKNRTIDFDKKDIKPTY; translated from the coding sequence ATGAGACGGATATTTTTATTTTTAATAATACTTACCCCTCTAGTTAATTATAGTCAAAACAATAACCCCCAAACTTATACAATTTCAGGAAAAATAATTGATGGCATTTCTAAAAAACCTTTAGAAGACGCAACTATTATATTTAAAAATAAAACATCTAACAGTATTAAATATGGTACTATTACCAATGCTAAAGGTAAATTTAAGATTGAAGTTAAAAAAGGGGTTTATGATGCTTTTGTTGAGTTTGTTTCATTTGAATCAAAAAAGATTGATTTATCAAACATTACTAAAAACACAAATATTGGCACTATTACGTTAGAAACAGATACCGAATTTTTAAATGAAATTGAAATTATAGGCGCAAAAAAAACAATAGATTTTAAACCTAATAAAATAGTTTACAATATAGAAAAAGACCTTGAAACTTCTGGCGGTGTTGCTAGCGATATTTTAAAAAATATCCCATCTGTTTCAGTAGATTCTAATGGAGAAATTTCTGTGCAAGGTCAAGGTCACGTTCAAGTTATGATTAATGGCAAATCATCCTCACTTTCTAGTGAAGAAGCTTTAAAGTCGCTTCCTGCAGGTGCCATAGAAAATATTGTAGTTATCACTAACCCTGGAGCAAAATATAGTAGTTCTGCTTTAAGTGTTATAAATATTATTTTAAAAAAAGGTAAAGATTATGGCTTAAACGCTTCATTAACTACAACTGGTGGACACAAAGATTATTATGGTGGTTTAGTTACTATTAATAACAAAAATGAACTTGCCAACTTTTATTTTAATTCTTCCTTTAATAAAAGTACAACTGTAGAAAATTCATTATCAGAAAACGAATATTTAGAAAACAACACAACTACTTCATTTTTAAATGAAAACAGTTTATTTAAAAACAATAAAAAAGTATTATACGGTACTGTAGGGGTAGAATTTAACTTTTCAAAAAACAGTATATTAAATACAAGTATTAATTACGTTAACACAAACAGCAATAGTAACACTTTAACAACTTCAAAAATATTTGATTCAGGGTATAGTTTAACTGAATTGAATGATAGAAATCTTTATGGCGATTTTCAGAATGAAATGGTTGAGCTTGCAACAGACTTTACGCATTCATTTAAAAAAGAAGGCCACGTTTTTTCTACATCAGTAACTTTTAGTAAAGACAACGATAAATTTGATAATAATATTACAAACTCTAATTCAAACTTTACAAATGACAGTTATATTGAAGAAAATAAAGCCACAAGTACATCCGTTGAATTAGAATATATTAATCCTATTAATAAAAATACTACCTATTATATTGGCTTTAAAGGAGATTATTTTAAATTACCTTTTAAGCAAACAACAAATGAATTAACTACAATAGATTATAGTGAAAAAATAAATGCAGCTTATATAGAATTTGAACATCAATCCGAAAAATTTTATTACGGTATAGGTTTACGAGCTGAATTTATTGACATGAAAACTGAATATTTAAACCAAAATAATATTCAAAAAGATAAGTATCATAAACTTTTACCTTCAATTTCGTTAGAATACCTAATAAATGATACAAAAAACTTAACTTTTAGTTTTTCTCAACATATGTTTACACCTGGTTATGAACAATTAAGACCTTTTGAAGAAAAATATAGTGAAACATCTTCTTTTATAGGAAACCCAACACTAGAGCCAATTTATATAGATGGATTTAATTTAGGTTTTTCTAGCTACAGTAATAAATTTACTTTTATACCAAGTATCTATTTTCAGACTTTTAAAGATTATTGGCAAAATGTAACCTATGAAACTGGCGAACAAGTAAACAATATTAATAAAATAATTACTATGCCTATAAATTTAGGTAAAGTAAATTATTATGGTATAAATATTAGTGCTACTTATAAAGCAAGTAGAATGCTAAGTTTTACCGGAAACATAAACATCTATAACTTCGATCAAAAAGGCACGTTTACAACACAAAATACGGCAAATAAAACAATTACTTTAGACTATAATTCTAAAAGCACTAACGGTTCTTTTAGCTTATTTACACAATTAAGAATACCAAAAATAATAGATTTTCAAATAAACGGAAATCACAAACTAAAATCTATTGGACCTTATTCAACAAGAAAAGCGTATTCGTATGCAAGTGCAGCAATTAAAAAAGATTTATTAAAAAATAATGCTTCATTAAGTTTAAAAATTGACGATTTATTTTTATCAAATAAAACAGATAGAGATCGTTATGACACCAATTATTTTTCTAAAAGCTTTATAAAAAATAAATATCGTACAATACTACTTTCTTTTACCTACCGTATCAATCAAAGTAAAAAGAATAGAACAATTGATTTTGATAAAAAAGATATTAAGCCAACCTATTAA
- a CDS encoding T9SS type A sorting domain-containing protein, which yields MYPHKHNLLFIFIVLLSLQTSEAKNFENKYTDLNSKNTTTVSDFSNILNSPINLISQDKEEQVYGAIKKYNKNQSYNAGDIVYYNCMTWEKINNSPAGTEPGNSYDAWEFVEYYDQGDCTFYNGVLEYDANMIYPTDMEVYYNCTIWKKINKSGAGTTPGKSYGAWEFVNYYDGGNCTFYNGVPEFDKSMTYQPGMKVYYDNNIWEKINEVGSWSTPGESEYNWSLVEEYKLYDGAEKYIEEVVYQPETEIYFNCTLWKKVDNSPAGTAPGANNDAWEFVRYFENSNECTFINGVPEYDDTMTYLPGMEVYYDGNVWVNNTTNQKISGDTPNFNNSKWSAQKSLSVADDILKENITLYYNSNRIYYDFSKLENSSQIVCYDVKGSLIFSKEINNDKDAIDLPSIQQGLYFLQVLNNNAKTFKKIIVL from the coding sequence ATGTATCCCCACAAACACAATTTATTATTTATTTTTATAGTTTTATTGAGCCTTCAAACTAGTGAAGCAAAAAACTTTGAAAATAAATATACCGACTTAAATAGTAAAAATACAACTACCGTATCAGACTTTAGTAACATACTAAATTCTCCAATAAATCTTATAAGCCAAGACAAAGAGGAACAAGTTTATGGTGCCATTAAAAAGTATAATAAAAATCAGAGTTATAATGCTGGAGATATAGTATATTATAACTGTATGACTTGGGAAAAAATAAATAATTCACCAGCTGGTACTGAACCAGGAAATAGTTATGATGCTTGGGAATTTGTTGAATATTACGATCAAGGTGATTGTACTTTTTACAATGGAGTTCTTGAATATGATGCAAATATGATATACCCAACTGATATGGAGGTATATTACAATTGTACCATCTGGAAAAAAATAAATAAGTCTGGTGCTGGGACTACTCCTGGAAAAAGCTATGGTGCTTGGGAATTTGTTAATTATTATGATGGGGGTAATTGTACTTTTTATAATGGAGTACCTGAATTTGATAAATCTATGACTTACCAACCTGGAATGAAAGTTTATTATGACAATAACATCTGGGAAAAAATAAACGAAGTAGGTTCTTGGTCTACTCCTGGAGAAAGTGAATATAACTGGAGTTTAGTTGAAGAATATAAACTTTACGATGGTGCCGAAAAATATATTGAAGAAGTAGTATATCAACCTGAAACTGAAATCTATTTTAATTGTACACTTTGGAAAAAAGTAGATAACTCACCTGCTGGAACTGCTCCTGGAGCTAACAATGATGCTTGGGAATTTGTTAGATATTTTGAAAATAGTAATGAATGTACTTTTATAAATGGAGTTCCTGAATATGATGATACAATGACATATTTACCTGGAATGGAAGTTTATTATGATGGTAATGTATGGGTAAACAACACTACTAACCAAAAAATTTCTGGTGATACGCCTAACTTTAATAATAGTAAGTGGAGTGCCCAAAAATCACTTTCTGTAGCAGATGATATTTTAAAAGAAAATATTACATTGTATTACAATAGCAATAGAATTTATTACGATTTTTCGAAATTAGAAAACTCATCACAAATTGTTTGTTATGATGTAAAAGGAAGTCTGATTTTTTCAAAAGAAATAAATAATGATAAAGATGCAATTGATTTACCTTCAATTCAACAAGGATTATATTTCTTACAAGTATTAAATAACAATGCAAAAACCTTTAAAAAAATAATTGTTTTATAA
- a CDS encoding fumarate hydratase, with the protein MSEFKYQKPFPITKDTTKYRLLTKEHVSVVEFDGRKILKVAPEGLEFLSQAAYHDVSFYLRASHLEKLEKILKDPEATDNDRFVAYTMLLNQMVAASGELPTCQDTGTAICVGKKGEDVYTGVDDAEYISKGVYNTYETDNLRFSQIVPQTMLKEKNSGTNLPAQIDIYAATGNTYEFLFITKGGGSANKTYLYQMTKSLLTEENLTNFVEQHIMDLGTAACPPYHLAFVIGGTSAEANLAVVKKASAGYLDHLPTEGNDGGQAFRDLEWEEKITKICRESGVGAQFGGKYFVHDVRVIRLPRHAASCPVGLGVSCSADRNVKAKITEEGIFLEQLEKNPEKFLPKEAPHLKDAVELDLDQPMDKIREELSKYPVKTRFSLRGTLIVARDMAHARISEMLANGEEMPQYFKDHPIYYAGPAKTPKGMASGSFGPTTAGRMDPYVGPFQKVGGSMVMVAKGNRSLQVTEACKANGGFYLGSIGGPAAILAKNSIKSVEVVDFPELGMEAVRKIRIEDFPAFLLVDDKGNDFFAEFK; encoded by the coding sequence ATGTCTGAATTTAAATATCAAAAGCCGTTTCCTATTACAAAGGACACTACAAAGTATCGTTTATTAACTAAAGAACATGTTTCTGTAGTGGAGTTTGATGGACGAAAAATTTTAAAAGTAGCACCTGAAGGTCTTGAATTTCTTTCGCAAGCAGCATACCATGATGTGTCTTTTTACTTGAGAGCTTCTCATTTAGAAAAGTTAGAAAAGATTCTTAAAGATCCTGAAGCTACGGATAACGATCGTTTTGTTGCATATACTATGTTATTAAACCAAATGGTAGCAGCTTCTGGAGAATTGCCAACTTGTCAAGATACAGGAACTGCAATTTGTGTAGGAAAAAAAGGTGAAGATGTATATACTGGTGTGGATGATGCAGAATATATTTCAAAAGGTGTTTATAATACTTATGAAACTGATAATCTTCGTTTTTCTCAAATTGTTCCTCAAACAATGTTGAAAGAAAAAAATTCAGGTACAAATTTACCAGCTCAAATTGATATTTATGCAGCTACTGGAAATACCTATGAATTTTTATTTATTACAAAAGGTGGTGGTTCTGCTAATAAAACATACTTATATCAAATGACAAAGTCTTTGTTGACTGAAGAAAATTTAACCAATTTTGTTGAGCAACATATAATGGACTTAGGAACAGCGGCTTGTCCGCCTTACCATTTAGCATTTGTAATTGGTGGTACTTCGGCAGAAGCAAATTTAGCAGTTGTTAAAAAAGCATCGGCTGGATATTTAGATCATTTACCAACAGAAGGAAATGATGGAGGTCAAGCTTTTAGAGATTTAGAATGGGAAGAAAAAATAACAAAAATTTGTAGAGAAAGTGGAGTAGGAGCTCAATTTGGAGGTAAATATTTTGTACATGATGTACGTGTTATTCGTTTACCTCGTCACGCAGCATCTTGTCCTGTTGGTTTAGGAGTAAGTTGTAGTGCAGATAGAAATGTAAAAGCTAAAATAACAGAAGAAGGTATTTTTCTTGAACAACTAGAAAAAAATCCTGAGAAATTTTTACCAAAAGAAGCTCCACATTTAAAAGATGCTGTTGAGTTAGATTTAGATCAGCCAATGGATAAAATTCGTGAAGAGCTTTCTAAATATCCTGTAAAAACTCGTTTTAGTTTAAGAGGAACTTTAATTGTAGCTAGAGATATGGCACATGCAAGAATTAGTGAAATGCTTGCAAATGGTGAAGAAATGCCACAATATTTTAAAGACCATCCAATTTATTATGCTGGACCAGCAAAAACACCTAAAGGAATGGCTTCTGGTAGTTTTGGACCAACAACGGCTGGTCGTATGGATCCTTATGTAGGTCCTTTCCAAAAAGTTGGTGGTAGTATGGTAATGGTTGCAAAAGGTAATAGATCACTTCAAGTTACTGAAGCTTGTAAAGCTAATGGAGGATTTTATTTAGGTTCTATTGGTGGTCCTGCTGCAATTTTAGCTAAAAATAGTATTAAATCTGTTGAAGTAGTTGATTTTCCAGAATTAGGAATGGAAGCTGTTCGTAAAATTAGAATTGAAGATTTTCCAGCGTTTTTATTAGTTGATGATAAAGGAAATGACTTTTTTGCTGAATTTAAATAG
- the arsC gene encoding arsenate reductase (glutaredoxin) (This arsenate reductase requires both glutathione and glutaredoxin to convert arsenate to arsenite, after which the efflux transporter formed by ArsA and ArsB can extrude the arsenite from the cell, providing resistance.) produces MKIYHNPRCSKSRQGLAILEASKLTFETIKYLETPISKEELTNIIKLLKISPIDLVRKNEAIWKEKFKDLELSDAEIITAMVENPKLIERPIVVNNDKAVVGRPPEIIKSIL; encoded by the coding sequence ATGAAAATATATCACAATCCTCGTTGCAGCAAAAGTAGACAAGGCTTAGCTATTCTAGAAGCATCTAAATTAACTTTTGAAACAATAAAATACTTAGAAACTCCAATTTCAAAGGAAGAATTAACAAATATTATTAAACTACTAAAAATTTCTCCTATAGATTTAGTTAGAAAAAACGAAGCTATATGGAAAGAAAAATTCAAAGACTTAGAACTATCTGATGCTGAAATAATTACTGCAATGGTAGAAAACCCAAAACTTATTGAAAGACCAATTGTTGTAAATAATGACAAAGCTGTAGTTGGTAGACCTCCAGAAATAATAAAATCTATTTTATAA